From a region of the Takifugu flavidus isolate HTHZ2018 chromosome 18, ASM371156v2, whole genome shotgun sequence genome:
- the ciita gene encoding MHC class II transactivator isoform X3: MDPLSQNCTRPLCKVCPDCAINRCSQIRVEHAPAAMDSSRHDCCYSWFHDKTKELPRSLAPPRTDCWGLNEGNLEHVAGRLTIPLWQNLDRGHKLLLPLIAPVEPVGTTSQSRAAATDTVWSVDAETELEFALAPFGVNMEGFPPDQGGIAKGPESSENPKMPGLGRVLHGEEGGPDTEVLETHFSMTPDNLGWMSSGLGSFGSAEGSPGAKMQDEQENLPACPDLADPGTKMQDVDEVPNMSLEFGDLPEDLSEFLNEQYIVDPEVLLGDPLWNYEEGPSKPGASSEPHDSGSLRENQEAKQAHKTEKRAKPLNGPEPQPPSDDNTPCKRQRVTDTDQELDLGLSDRLTTPPRVLQLHPPMHLITIPDPPLYQVVHALSISSPVITIPCSPLTSTFILVPASSPPKSLHPSPLSPEGVRVYILEAKAHMSQSCEVIEGGLTLSSHYVDVQVSQREIVYRCGKNTNKVQDKELIFNGDAHRQNSLLDQSQIFDGSLGDNPKRYILLMGDAGMGKSTLIKKLCLNWSKDHFPQFDFVFLLDGKMLALTKPIFSLQTLLLNFSSFATACFDPDAVFAQVMAAPKRVLIIFDGFAEVRDFETLLQTQEKDLSASLQKDSKAQTYTIKQLFAGILQRAVLRGCTLVLSTRPRGAASQVLRRTDSYLEVCGFSVPDVETYVSRYFTDPTLRESALEHLKSHRYLHLLCWNPGLCRLVCSVLEGSKNIRELPRTLTELCRQVLDLRVKGCSPAFTFTPSSVKPENTVEAKEGSSSSEGWVQPVDVQPQSSESAAIEEKEGEEEKAEEATGVEEGEEPQELLSQLSCLAWDGVKSHTSVIPDGKYVSPRLKAFGLRTGLLDCHDLRMTHLISSGEIKGGGGKAKGQKKTRKKVCEENATEREPAKEHILLWANPYLQSYLAALHLCLSRVVSHRTFFKSLPLLSGPKSCRRCQREVLELTQRFAFGILMEKLETLDAEASLRDALVAKQTLLTKHLEDLSHGGLSPAQLLQACHYVYEVSLIRGSPSTDGSDTELKRQSKLPEVLAFRGVPIDPLDAFVVWHVLERAGQEGHSFSLDLEDSGIQISGLRALVGLSNINTYRACIADVVTLWEQLKQSGEESLLQRAVSKFKIHPLKASQVCHIEHLAKLVNVHMQKRFPNSSSQSDPILAEGVPAVTGLHRLELELGPDKGSKALPKLWELLPGLHNLEHLDLENSKIGDRGAENLADALVSLRLLEVLNLSQNCIGDKGMKKLAITLRDLPKLHCLSLYSNMISDEGAKSLAAVLPYMASLTDLDVKYNELTDVGAESLGASLKKCKNIKTLRMWNQLIPCRVFERLRKEDNRILWH; this comes from the exons ATGGATCCGCTCAGCCAAAACTGCACTCGGCCCCTATGCAAGGTGTGTCCAGACTGTGCCATCAAccggtgcagccagatcagagTGGAACACGCCCCGGCAGCGATGGACAGCTCCAGGCATGACTGTTGCTACAGCTGGTTCCACGACAAAACAAAAGAGCTGCCAAGAAGTTTGGCGCCGCCTCGCACCGATTGTTGGGGGTTGAATGAAGGGAATTTGGAGCATGTGGCTGGAAGACTAACCATCCCTCTGTGGCAGAACTTGGACAGAGGACACAAACTCCTGCTGCCCCTGATAGCTCCTGTGGAACCAGTCGGGACCACCAGCCAAAGCAGAGCAGCGGCTACCGACACCGTCTGGAGCGTTGATGCTGAAACAGAGCTTGAGTTTGCTCTCGCGCCATTTGGGGTGAACATGGAGGGCTTCCCCCCGGATCAAGGCGGCATCGCAAAAGGGCCCGAATCCTCTGAAAACCCGAAAATGCCTGGACTGGGTCGCGTCTTGCATGGTGAAGAGGGCGGGCCGGATACAGAAGTGTTGGAGACCCATTTCAGCATGACGCCAGACAACCTGGGCTGGATGAGCTCTGGCCTGGGAAGTTTTGGAAGTGCTGAGGGATCACCAG GTGCCAAAATGCAGGATGAGCAAGAAAACCTGCCCGCCTGCCCTGACCTTGCAGATCCAG GAACCAAGATGCAGGATGTGGATGAAGTGCCAAACATGTCTCTCGAATTTGGAGATTTACCAG AAGATTTGTCCGAATTCTTGAATGAACAATACATTGTCG ATCCAGAAGTGCTGTTAGGCGATCCACTGTGGAACTACGAAGAGGGCCCCAGCAAGCCCG GTGCCTCGTCGGAGCCGCACGACTCTGGTAGCCTCCGGGAGAACCAGGAAGCTAAACAAGCACACAAGACTGAGAAAAGGGCCAAACCACTCAATG GGCCAGAGCCGCAGCCCCCCTCTGATGACAACACTCCATGTAAAAGGCAAAGGGTAACAG ACACCGACCAGGAATTGGACCTGGGTCTATCAGACCGCCTCACCACGCCTCCCAGAGTCCTTCAGCTGCATCCTCCCATGCACCTGATCACCATCCCAGACCCTCCTCTGTATCAGGTGGTGCATGCCCTGAGTATCTCCTCTCCAGTTATTACAATCCCATGCTCCCCTTTGACTTCGACTTTCATACTTG TTCCTGCCTCCTCGCCACCGAAATCCCTTCACCcttcaccactctcaccag AGGGTGTAAGGGTCTACATTCTTGAAGCAAAGGCGCACATGAGTCAGAGCTGTGAGGTTATCGAGGGAGGCCTTACCCTGAGTTCGCATTACGTCGATGTGCAAGTCAGCCAGAGGGAGATCGTCTACCGATGTGGGAAAAACACCAATAAAGTTCAGGATAAGGAGCTTATTTTTAACGGCGATGCCCACCGGCAGAATAGCTTGCTGGATCAGAGTCAg ATCTTCGACGGCTCACTCGGAGACAATCCCAAGCGCTACATATTGCTAATGGGCGATGCTGGTATGGGAAAAAGCACCCTGATCAAGAAGCTGTGCCTCAACTGGTCTAAGGATCATTTCCCGCAGTTCGATTTTGTCTTCCTGCTGGACGGGAAAATGCTGGCTTTAACAAAGCCCATCTTCAGCCTCCAGACCCTCCTGTTGAACTTCTCCTCCTTTGCTACCGCCTGCTTTGACCCAGATGCGGTTTTTGCTCAGGTTATGGCGGCGCCAAAGCGGGTGCTCATTATTTTCGACGGCTTTGCCGAGGTACGGGACTTTGAGACGCTGCTCCAGACACAGGAAAAAGATCTGAGCGCGTCGCTGCAGAAAGACAGCAAAGCGCAGACATACACgataaaacagctgtttgcaGGCATCCTCCAGAGGGCGGTGCTTCGGGGTTGCACTCTTGTGCTCTCCACGCGACCCAGAGGTGCTGCTAGCCAGGTTCTACGACGCACAGACAGCTATTTGGAGGTGTGCGGTTTCTCCGTCCCTGACGTGGAGACGTACGTGTCTCGGTACTTCACCGATCCGACCCTCAGGGAATCTGCCTTGGAGCACTTGAAAAGCCACAGATACCTGCATCTCCTCTGCTGGAACCCCGGACTTTGTCGTCTGGTGTGCTCTGTTTTGGAAGGGTCGAAGAACATAAGAGAATTGCCCAGAACCTTGACTGAGCTCTGCCGCCAAGTGCTGGACCTGAGAGTGAAAGGATGTTCGCCGGCTTTCACCTTCACACCGTCGAGTGTTAAACCTGAAAACACTGTGGAAGCTAAAGAAGGCTCAAGCAGCTCTGAAGGGTGGGTGCAACCTGTAGACGTTCAGCCCCAAAGCTCAGAAAGTGCAGCAatagaggagaaagagggggaagaagagaaggcagAGGAGGCAACAGGTGTTGAAGAAGGTGAAGAACCTCAAGAGTTACTGTCCCAGCTGAGCTGCTTGGCCTGGGACGGAGTCAAATCGCACACCTCCGTCATTCCAGACGGGAAATATGTATCTCCTAGACTCAAGGCATTTGGCCTGAGGACTGGGCTGCTGGATTGTCATGATCTGAGGATGACACACCTCATCTCAAGCGGGGAGATaaagggaggaggtgggaaggCCAAAGGACAGAAGAAGACCAGGAAGAAAGTTTGTGAAGAAAACGCAACAGAAAGAGAACCAGCCAAAGAACACATTCTGCTGTGGGCCAATCCTTACCTGCAGAGTTACCTGGCGGCGCTCCATTTGTGCCTGTCAAG GGTGGTTTCACATCGCACTTTCTTCAAGAGCCTCCCTCTCCTGTCGGGCCCAAAGTCCTGCCGGCGCTGCCAACGGGAAGTGCTGGAGCTCACTCAGCGGTTCGCTTTTGGAATTTTGATGGAAAAGCTAGAGACACTCGACGCTGAGGCCAGTCTCAGAGACGCGCTCGTCGCCAAACAGACTTTATTGACCAAACACCTTGAGGATCTGTCACACGGCGGCCTGAGTCCGGCTCAGCTTCTGCAGGCTTGCCACTATGTTTATGAAGTGAGTTTGATACGTGGCAGTCCGAGCACGGATGGGAGTGACACAGAATTAAAGCGTCAGTCAAAGCTACCGGAGGTCCTGGCGTTTCGTGGCGTTCCCATCGACCCTTTGGATGCCTTTGTTGTGTGGCATGTTCTAGAAAGAGCAGGCCAGGAAGGTCACAGTTTCAGTTTGGATCTGGAGGATTCTGGGATACAGATTTCGGGACTCAGAGCCCTCGTGGGCCTCAGCAACATCAACACCTACAG GGCCTGCATTGCCGATGTCGTCACCCTGtgggagcagctgaagcagagcgGTGAGGAGAGCCTCCTACAAAGAGCAGTGTCCAAATTCAAGATTCACCCTCTGAAGGCCTCCCAGGTTTGTCACATAGAGCACCTGGCAAAGCTGGTGAACGTGCACATGCAGAAGAGGTTCCCAAACAG cagcagccagtcagatCCAATCCTGGCTGAGGGGGTTCCAGCCGTGACAGGCCTGCACAGGCTGGAGTTAGA GCTTGGTCCAGATAAAGGTTCAAAGGCTCTTCCTAAACTGTGGGAGCTCCTGCCAGGTCTACATAATCTAGAGCACTTAGA TTTAGAGAACAGCAAAATAGGGGACAGAGGAGCGGAGAATCTGGCCGATGCTCTGGTATCACTTCGTTTACTGGAGGTACTCAA TTTGTCTCAGAATTGCATTGGAGATAAGGGGATGAAGAAACTGGCCATCACACTACGAGACCTCCCCAAGCTGCACTGTCTGAG tctcTACAGCAACATGATTTCTGATGAAGGGGCAAAGAGTTTAGCGGCTGTTCTCCCCTACATGGCATCCCTCACTGACCTTGA TGTAAAGTACAACGAGCTAACCGATGTTGGAGCAGAGAGCCTGGGAGCCAGTCTGAAAAAGTGTAAGAACATAAAGACCCTGAG GATGTGGAACCAGCTCATTCCATGCAGAGTGTTTGAGAGGCTACGGAAGGAGGACAACAGGATCCTTTGGCATTAG
- the ciita gene encoding MHC class II transactivator isoform X4, with amino-acid sequence MQDEQENLPACPDLADPGTKMQDVDEVPNMSLEFGDLPEDLSEFLNEQYIVDPEVLLGDPLWNYEEGPSKPGASSEPHDSGSLRENQEAKQAHKTEKRAKPLNGPEPQPPSDDNTPCKRQRVTDTDQELDLGLSDRLTTPPRVLQLHPPMHLITIPDPPLYQVVHALSISSPVITIPCSPLTSTFILVPASSPPKSLHPSPLSPADGTVAPVQMSSSPPGSLSDTASRAVSPSHASPPSPINEGVRVYILEAKAHMSQSCEVIEGGLTLSSHYVDVQVSQREIVYRCGKNTNKVQDKELIFNGDAHRQNSLLDQSQIFDGSLGDNPKRYILLMGDAGMGKSTLIKKLCLNWSKDHFPQFDFVFLLDGKMLALTKPIFSLQTLLLNFSSFATACFDPDAVFAQVMAAPKRVLIIFDGFAEVRDFETLLQTQEKDLSASLQKDSKAQTYTIKQLFAGILQRAVLRGCTLVLSTRPRGAASQVLRRTDSYLEVCGFSVPDVETYVSRYFTDPTLRESALEHLKSHRYLHLLCWNPGLCRLVCSVLEGSKNIRELPRTLTELCRQVLDLRVKGCSPAFTFTPSSVKPENTVEAKEGSSSSEGWVQPVDVQPQSSESAAIEEKEGEEEKAEEATGVEEGEEPQELLSQLSCLAWDGVKSHTSVIPDGKYVSPRLKAFGLRTGLLDCHDLRMTHLISSGEIKGGGGKAKGQKKTRKKVCEENATEREPAKEHILLWANPYLQSYLAALHLCLSRVVSHRTFFKSLPLLSGPKSCRRCQREVLELTQRFAFGILMEKLETLDAEASLRDALVAKQTLLTKHLEDLSHGGLSPAQLLQACHYVYEVSLIRGSPSTDGSDTELKRQSKLPEVLAFRGVPIDPLDAFVVWHVLERAGQEGHSFSLDLEDSGIQISGLRALVGLSNINTYRACIADVVTLWEQLKQSGEESLLQRAVSKFKIHPLKASQVCHIEHLAKLVNVHMQKRFPNSSSQSDPILAEGVPAVTGLHRLELELGPDKGSKALPKLWELLPGLHNLEHLDLENSKIGDRGAENLADALVSLRLLEVLNLSQNCIGDKGMKKLAITLRDLPKLHCLSLYSNMISDEGAKSLAAVLPYMASLTDLDVKYNELTDVGAESLGASLKKCKNIKTLRMWNQLIPCRVFERLRKEDNRILWH; translated from the exons ATGCAGGATGAGCAAGAAAACCTGCCCGCCTGCCCTGACCTTGCAGATCCAG GAACCAAGATGCAGGATGTGGATGAAGTGCCAAACATGTCTCTCGAATTTGGAGATTTACCAG AAGATTTGTCCGAATTCTTGAATGAACAATACATTGTCG ATCCAGAAGTGCTGTTAGGCGATCCACTGTGGAACTACGAAGAGGGCCCCAGCAAGCCCG GTGCCTCGTCGGAGCCGCACGACTCTGGTAGCCTCCGGGAGAACCAGGAAGCTAAACAAGCACACAAGACTGAGAAAAGGGCCAAACCACTCAATG GGCCAGAGCCGCAGCCCCCCTCTGATGACAACACTCCATGTAAAAGGCAAAGGGTAACAG ACACCGACCAGGAATTGGACCTGGGTCTATCAGACCGCCTCACCACGCCTCCCAGAGTCCTTCAGCTGCATCCTCCCATGCACCTGATCACCATCCCAGACCCTCCTCTGTATCAGGTGGTGCATGCCCTGAGTATCTCCTCTCCAGTTATTACAATCCCATGCTCCCCTTTGACTTCGACTTTCATACTTG TTCCTGCCTCCTCGCCACCGAAATCCCTTCACCcttcaccactctcaccag CGGACGGTACAGTAGCACCGGTCCAAATGAGTTCGTCCCCACCAGGATCTCTGTCAGACACTGCTAGCAGAGCTGTGTCCCCCTCACACgcttcacccccctcccccataaaCG AGGGTGTAAGGGTCTACATTCTTGAAGCAAAGGCGCACATGAGTCAGAGCTGTGAGGTTATCGAGGGAGGCCTTACCCTGAGTTCGCATTACGTCGATGTGCAAGTCAGCCAGAGGGAGATCGTCTACCGATGTGGGAAAAACACCAATAAAGTTCAGGATAAGGAGCTTATTTTTAACGGCGATGCCCACCGGCAGAATAGCTTGCTGGATCAGAGTCAg ATCTTCGACGGCTCACTCGGAGACAATCCCAAGCGCTACATATTGCTAATGGGCGATGCTGGTATGGGAAAAAGCACCCTGATCAAGAAGCTGTGCCTCAACTGGTCTAAGGATCATTTCCCGCAGTTCGATTTTGTCTTCCTGCTGGACGGGAAAATGCTGGCTTTAACAAAGCCCATCTTCAGCCTCCAGACCCTCCTGTTGAACTTCTCCTCCTTTGCTACCGCCTGCTTTGACCCAGATGCGGTTTTTGCTCAGGTTATGGCGGCGCCAAAGCGGGTGCTCATTATTTTCGACGGCTTTGCCGAGGTACGGGACTTTGAGACGCTGCTCCAGACACAGGAAAAAGATCTGAGCGCGTCGCTGCAGAAAGACAGCAAAGCGCAGACATACACgataaaacagctgtttgcaGGCATCCTCCAGAGGGCGGTGCTTCGGGGTTGCACTCTTGTGCTCTCCACGCGACCCAGAGGTGCTGCTAGCCAGGTTCTACGACGCACAGACAGCTATTTGGAGGTGTGCGGTTTCTCCGTCCCTGACGTGGAGACGTACGTGTCTCGGTACTTCACCGATCCGACCCTCAGGGAATCTGCCTTGGAGCACTTGAAAAGCCACAGATACCTGCATCTCCTCTGCTGGAACCCCGGACTTTGTCGTCTGGTGTGCTCTGTTTTGGAAGGGTCGAAGAACATAAGAGAATTGCCCAGAACCTTGACTGAGCTCTGCCGCCAAGTGCTGGACCTGAGAGTGAAAGGATGTTCGCCGGCTTTCACCTTCACACCGTCGAGTGTTAAACCTGAAAACACTGTGGAAGCTAAAGAAGGCTCAAGCAGCTCTGAAGGGTGGGTGCAACCTGTAGACGTTCAGCCCCAAAGCTCAGAAAGTGCAGCAatagaggagaaagagggggaagaagagaaggcagAGGAGGCAACAGGTGTTGAAGAAGGTGAAGAACCTCAAGAGTTACTGTCCCAGCTGAGCTGCTTGGCCTGGGACGGAGTCAAATCGCACACCTCCGTCATTCCAGACGGGAAATATGTATCTCCTAGACTCAAGGCATTTGGCCTGAGGACTGGGCTGCTGGATTGTCATGATCTGAGGATGACACACCTCATCTCAAGCGGGGAGATaaagggaggaggtgggaaggCCAAAGGACAGAAGAAGACCAGGAAGAAAGTTTGTGAAGAAAACGCAACAGAAAGAGAACCAGCCAAAGAACACATTCTGCTGTGGGCCAATCCTTACCTGCAGAGTTACCTGGCGGCGCTCCATTTGTGCCTGTCAAG GGTGGTTTCACATCGCACTTTCTTCAAGAGCCTCCCTCTCCTGTCGGGCCCAAAGTCCTGCCGGCGCTGCCAACGGGAAGTGCTGGAGCTCACTCAGCGGTTCGCTTTTGGAATTTTGATGGAAAAGCTAGAGACACTCGACGCTGAGGCCAGTCTCAGAGACGCGCTCGTCGCCAAACAGACTTTATTGACCAAACACCTTGAGGATCTGTCACACGGCGGCCTGAGTCCGGCTCAGCTTCTGCAGGCTTGCCACTATGTTTATGAAGTGAGTTTGATACGTGGCAGTCCGAGCACGGATGGGAGTGACACAGAATTAAAGCGTCAGTCAAAGCTACCGGAGGTCCTGGCGTTTCGTGGCGTTCCCATCGACCCTTTGGATGCCTTTGTTGTGTGGCATGTTCTAGAAAGAGCAGGCCAGGAAGGTCACAGTTTCAGTTTGGATCTGGAGGATTCTGGGATACAGATTTCGGGACTCAGAGCCCTCGTGGGCCTCAGCAACATCAACACCTACAG GGCCTGCATTGCCGATGTCGTCACCCTGtgggagcagctgaagcagagcgGTGAGGAGAGCCTCCTACAAAGAGCAGTGTCCAAATTCAAGATTCACCCTCTGAAGGCCTCCCAGGTTTGTCACATAGAGCACCTGGCAAAGCTGGTGAACGTGCACATGCAGAAGAGGTTCCCAAACAG cagcagccagtcagatCCAATCCTGGCTGAGGGGGTTCCAGCCGTGACAGGCCTGCACAGGCTGGAGTTAGA GCTTGGTCCAGATAAAGGTTCAAAGGCTCTTCCTAAACTGTGGGAGCTCCTGCCAGGTCTACATAATCTAGAGCACTTAGA TTTAGAGAACAGCAAAATAGGGGACAGAGGAGCGGAGAATCTGGCCGATGCTCTGGTATCACTTCGTTTACTGGAGGTACTCAA TTTGTCTCAGAATTGCATTGGAGATAAGGGGATGAAGAAACTGGCCATCACACTACGAGACCTCCCCAAGCTGCACTGTCTGAG tctcTACAGCAACATGATTTCTGATGAAGGGGCAAAGAGTTTAGCGGCTGTTCTCCCCTACATGGCATCCCTCACTGACCTTGA TGTAAAGTACAACGAGCTAACCGATGTTGGAGCAGAGAGCCTGGGAGCCAGTCTGAAAAAGTGTAAGAACATAAAGACCCTGAG GATGTGGAACCAGCTCATTCCATGCAGAGTGTTTGAGAGGCTACGGAAGGAGGACAACAGGATCCTTTGGCATTAG